One window of Verrucomicrobiia bacterium genomic DNA carries:
- the hpnA gene encoding hopanoid-associated sugar epimerase → MNCFVTGASGFVGANLVHELIARGHRVKALVRRGSDSRGIGGLEVERVDGDVSDPALLAGAIRGCDWCFHVAASYHLWLRDYAPMYAANVEGTRNVLAAAAQAGCSRIVYTSTVGCIGLPREVNGTVVPTDETTPVSEAQMSNHYKRSKWRAEVVARELASKGLPIVIVNPSAPVGPRDVKPTPTGQVIVDFLNRNMPGYVDTGLNWVHVRDVVVGHILAAEKGRIGERYILGNAEGNWTMKAALDVLQGITGLPAPTMRVPHAVALAAAYVSEGMAAVTGKPPKAPLAGVRMARYKMFFNPAKAIRELGIPQTQPKTALADAVAWFRENGYVKK, encoded by the coding sequence ATGAACTGTTTTGTCACTGGCGCCTCGGGATTCGTCGGCGCCAACCTGGTTCACGAGCTGATCGCGCGCGGACATCGCGTCAAGGCGCTCGTGCGTCGCGGGAGCGATTCGCGTGGCATTGGCGGGCTTGAGGTCGAGCGGGTGGATGGCGACGTCTCAGACCCGGCGCTGCTCGCGGGGGCTATCCGTGGATGCGACTGGTGTTTTCATGTTGCTGCGAGCTATCACCTGTGGTTGCGCGATTACGCTCCCATGTATGCGGCCAACGTTGAAGGCACCCGCAATGTGCTTGCGGCCGCGGCGCAGGCGGGATGTTCGCGGATTGTTTATACCAGCACGGTGGGCTGCATTGGGCTGCCGCGGGAGGTGAATGGAACTGTTGTTCCCACCGATGAGACCACTCCGGTTTCGGAGGCGCAAATGAGCAATCATTACAAGCGCTCGAAATGGCGCGCCGAGGTGGTTGCCCGCGAACTCGCCTCGAAAGGCCTGCCGATTGTGATTGTTAATCCGAGCGCTCCCGTCGGGCCGCGGGACGTGAAGCCCACGCCGACGGGTCAGGTGATAGTGGACTTTCTCAACAGGAACATGCCGGGCTACGTCGACACTGGCTTGAATTGGGTTCACGTCCGCGACGTGGTCGTCGGGCACATTCTCGCAGCCGAAAAGGGACGGATTGGCGAGCGCTATATTCTCGGCAATGCCGAGGGCAATTGGACGATGAAGGCTGCGCTTGATGTATTGCAGGGGATTACAGGATTGCCCGCGCCCACGATGCGTGTGCCCCATGCCGTTGCGCTCGCCGCCGCGTATGTCAGCGAGGGCATGGCCGCGGTTACCGGCAAGCCGCCCAAAGCGCCGCTCGCAGGTGTTCGGATGGCGCGCTACAAAATGTTCTTCAATCCAGCCAAAGCCATCCGGGAATTGGGCATCCCTCAAACCCAGCCGAAGACGGCGCTGGCTGATGCGGTGGCGTGGTTCCGCGAAAACGGGTATGTGAAGAAATGA
- a CDS encoding glycoside hydrolase family 2 TIM barrel-domain containing protein, producing MKLRILNLVLRLVTVAAVFAGSGFAPATAQETLRQYLSGKGKDDAVPWRFQCTSGANAGVWTNLPVPSHWDVHGFGTLSYKKDGTNALDERGLYEREFAVPNELTNRRIFIVFEGVMTDTAVKINGQSAGPAHQGGFYRFKYEITDHVKFGGTNLLEVDVARHSANKSVNDAERLADYWVFAGIYRPVYLEAVPRQFIQRVAIDARADGRFAMDVFINGEAQGATVEAQVIGGDGKPLGSALTAPASPSANVAAQFESPLAWSAETPHLHTVIVSLKQGAEVLHRTSQRFGFRTVEVRDGDGIYVNGRRVILKGVNRHSFWPDSGRCLSTDVHKLDIETMKEMNMNAVRMSHYPPDAEFLDLCDELGLYVLDELAGWHRAYDTEVGRQLVEEMVARDVNHPSILFWDNGNEGGWNTNLDADFKEWDPQQRRVLHPWAAFSGLCTAHYLAFDKASIAATGQAVYYHNGQELVATNDAAKYIYMPTEMLHGLYDGGLGAGLEDYWRMMSASKLLGGAFLWTLVDEAVKRPDTGELDPAGNQAPDGIVGPYREREASFYTIKQIWSPIQVRQESSRTFTVENHYSFTDANQCRFTWELRQYPTLEEGGAEFIVLEEAEVEVPSIEPGSKGSLRVPALRSDERVDAHALRVEDPSGRELWTWIFPRPRVGDSSALVHAPAAQKAAGRETPEAFEISAGELTIRIARDSARLAGITRGEEQFSLVNGPRFQFTNSVLRSIRGDQDGPDYIVAARFEGDLKSILWRVHGNGWVRCEYRFSAEGSHPWLGAVFDYPEEYVTGKRWMGGGPSRVWKNRLAGVTFGVWEDVFNDTIPGYQEWEYPAFKGCLADVRWMQWETTEGTISVVPEGVPFIQVLTPGQAPDELIGKTKVQLPDAGLGLLHAIPPIGTKFKDATHSGPQSQLTSAKGEYSGAVSFYFGDLPEEE from the coding sequence ATGAAGCTTCGGATTTTGAATTTGGTTCTGCGGCTGGTCACGGTGGCCGCCGTTTTCGCTGGCAGTGGCTTCGCCCCGGCGACGGCGCAGGAGACGCTGCGGCAATATCTTTCCGGCAAGGGAAAGGACGACGCGGTGCCGTGGCGTTTCCAATGCACGTCAGGCGCCAACGCCGGGGTGTGGACCAATCTGCCGGTTCCGTCTCATTGGGATGTGCACGGCTTCGGCACACTCAGCTACAAAAAGGACGGAACAAATGCGTTGGACGAACGGGGATTGTATGAACGCGAGTTTGCTGTTCCGAACGAACTGACGAATCGACGCATCTTTATTGTGTTCGAAGGGGTCATGACAGACACCGCGGTCAAGATCAACGGCCAGTCCGCCGGACCTGCGCATCAGGGTGGTTTCTATCGATTCAAGTACGAGATCACGGACCACGTGAAATTCGGCGGGACCAACCTGCTCGAAGTGGACGTGGCGCGCCATTCAGCGAACAAATCGGTGAACGATGCCGAGCGCCTTGCGGATTATTGGGTGTTCGCGGGGATTTATCGTCCCGTCTACCTCGAGGCAGTTCCCCGGCAATTCATTCAACGCGTCGCGATTGATGCTCGCGCTGACGGCAGGTTTGCAATGGATGTGTTCATCAATGGCGAGGCGCAGGGCGCGACCGTTGAGGCACAGGTCATTGGCGGGGACGGGAAACCGTTGGGTTCGGCGTTGACGGCGCCCGCGTCTCCGTCGGCAAACGTGGCGGCCCAATTCGAGTCGCCACTGGCCTGGTCTGCCGAGACTCCGCATCTCCATACTGTGATCGTGAGTTTGAAGCAGGGCGCGGAGGTGCTGCATCGCACATCGCAGCGTTTTGGATTTCGGACGGTTGAAGTCCGCGATGGCGACGGGATTTATGTGAACGGCCGGCGGGTGATTCTCAAGGGAGTGAACCGCCACTCGTTCTGGCCCGACTCGGGAAGGTGCCTCAGCACGGACGTGCATAAGCTCGACATTGAAACGATGAAGGAGATGAACATGAACGCCGTGCGCATGTCACATTATCCTCCCGATGCCGAATTCCTCGATTTGTGTGATGAGCTGGGGCTGTATGTGCTGGACGAACTTGCCGGCTGGCATCGCGCGTATGACACCGAGGTCGGCCGCCAGTTAGTGGAAGAGATGGTCGCCCGTGATGTAAACCATCCTTCCATTTTGTTCTGGGACAACGGGAATGAAGGAGGGTGGAACACAAATCTGGATGCTGACTTCAAGGAATGGGATCCGCAGCAGCGGCGCGTGCTGCATCCGTGGGCCGCGTTCAGCGGGCTCTGCACCGCGCATTATCTTGCCTTCGACAAAGCTTCAATCGCGGCCACAGGCCAGGCGGTTTATTACCACAATGGGCAGGAGCTTGTCGCCACGAACGACGCGGCAAAATACATCTACATGCCTACGGAAATGTTGCATGGGCTTTACGATGGCGGGCTCGGAGCGGGACTTGAGGATTATTGGCGGATGATGAGCGCGAGCAAGCTCCTGGGCGGCGCGTTCCTTTGGACCCTGGTGGATGAAGCGGTGAAACGGCCCGACACAGGCGAACTGGATCCCGCAGGCAATCAGGCTCCTGACGGGATTGTGGGGCCTTACCGCGAACGAGAGGCGAGTTTCTACACGATCAAGCAGATCTGGTCGCCCATTCAAGTCAGGCAGGAATCCAGCCGCACCTTCACGGTGGAGAACCACTATTCTTTTACGGATGCGAACCAGTGCCGCTTCACTTGGGAGTTGCGGCAGTATCCAACCCTCGAGGAGGGCGGCGCTGAATTCATCGTGCTCGAAGAGGCTGAGGTGGAGGTGCCATCCATCGAGCCGGGCAGCAAGGGTTCGCTTCGCGTTCCTGCGCTGAGATCAGACGAACGGGTGGATGCACACGCCCTGCGGGTTGAGGATCCCAGCGGCCGGGAACTGTGGACGTGGATTTTTCCCCGGCCACGCGTGGGGGATTCCAGCGCGCTGGTTCACGCCCCTGCGGCGCAAAAGGCTGCCGGCCGCGAGACGCCGGAAGCGTTTGAAATCTCGGCGGGCGAGCTGACGATCAGGATTGCCCGCGACTCAGCGCGGCTGGCCGGCATCACGCGCGGCGAAGAACAGTTCAGTCTTGTGAACGGCCCGCGATTTCAATTCACGAACTCTGTCCTGCGGTCGATTCGAGGCGACCAGGACGGGCCTGATTACATTGTCGCCGCGCGGTTTGAAGGCGATCTGAAGTCGATTCTGTGGCGCGTGCATGGGAATGGCTGGGTTCGTTGTGAATACCGTTTTTCTGCCGAGGGATCGCATCCATGGCTTGGCGCGGTTTTCGATTACCCCGAGGAATATGTGACGGGCAAGAGGTGGATGGGGGGCGGGCCAAGCCGCGTGTGGAAAAACCGGCTCGCGGGCGTGACATTTGGGGTTTGGGAGGATGTGTTCAACGACACGATTCCCGGTTATCAGGAGTGGGAATATCCGGCGTTTAAAGGGTGCCTCGCGGATGTGCGTTGGATGCAATGGGAGACGACTGAAGGAACAATTTCTGTCGTGCCTGAGGGAGTGCCTTTCATTCAGGTTCTGACGCCGGGCCAGGCCCCGGATGAGCTCATTGGGAAGACCAAGGTTCAACTCCCCGATGCGGGACTCGGATTGTTGCATGCCATTCCGCCGATTGGCACCAAGTTCAAAGATGCCACGCATAGCGGCCCACAAAGCCAGCTCACATCGGCCAAAGGCGAGTATTCAGGCGCCGTCAGCTTTTATTTTGGGGATTTGCCAGAAGAGGAGTAA
- the mtnA gene encoding S-methyl-5-thioribose-1-phosphate isomerase produces the protein MNVTVRGKTRHYRTVTFDAESNEVLLIEQRLLPHDFQIVAMRDFRETARAITDMVVRGAGAIGATAAYGLAQGALAFRGSDLKRFASHMDGVYQTLAQARPTAVDPVNAMNTIRGLMRHGESVSEQQALAVAGAEEFANEDAQHCRELGEHGAKLIRNGMKVLTHCNAGWLAFVDYGSATAPLYSAQERGRTFHVFCDETRPRCQGATLTAWELAQQKIPHHIIADNAAGHLMQRGEIDLVIVGSDRTLGRTGEVANKIGTYTKAVLAKRHGIPFYVAIPLSTIDWNLKSGFEIPIEERDESEVLGAWGIGTDPNSRKRSGKPGARTYVRVANPSSPARNPGFDVTPADLITGIITPMGIFKPRDLWKKRKELGGF, from the coding sequence ATGAACGTCACCGTCCGCGGGAAAACCCGCCACTATCGCACCGTCACGTTTGATGCGGAATCGAACGAGGTGCTGCTGATCGAACAGCGGCTGCTTCCCCACGACTTCCAGATTGTGGCCATGCGGGATTTTCGCGAAACCGCCCGGGCGATCACCGACATGGTCGTGCGCGGCGCAGGAGCGATCGGTGCCACGGCTGCTTACGGCCTTGCCCAGGGCGCGCTCGCATTCCGGGGCAGCGACCTCAAACGCTTTGCCTCCCACATGGATGGAGTATATCAGACGCTGGCGCAGGCGCGGCCCACCGCCGTCGATCCGGTGAACGCGATGAACACGATTCGCGGGCTGATGCGGCACGGCGAAAGCGTGTCTGAACAGCAGGCGCTCGCAGTTGCCGGGGCCGAGGAATTCGCGAATGAAGACGCGCAGCATTGCCGTGAACTCGGGGAGCACGGAGCAAAGTTGATTCGCAATGGAATGAAGGTGCTGACGCATTGCAACGCGGGTTGGCTTGCGTTCGTCGATTACGGTTCAGCCACCGCTCCGCTCTATTCAGCACAGGAACGCGGCCGCACGTTTCACGTCTTCTGCGATGAAACCCGCCCGCGCTGCCAGGGCGCAACGCTGACCGCGTGGGAGCTGGCGCAGCAAAAAATCCCGCATCACATCATTGCAGACAACGCCGCGGGCCACCTGATGCAGCGCGGCGAAATTGACCTCGTCATCGTCGGCAGTGATCGCACCCTGGGCCGCACGGGCGAGGTTGCCAATAAAATCGGAACCTACACGAAAGCCGTGCTGGCGAAGCGTCATGGCATTCCGTTCTACGTAGCGATTCCGCTTTCTACGATCGACTGGAACTTGAAGTCAGGCTTCGAAATTCCCATTGAAGAGCGTGATGAAAGCGAAGTGCTCGGGGCCTGGGGCATCGGCACCGATCCCAATTCTCGGAAACGAAGCGGCAAACCCGGAGCACGCACGTACGTTCGCGTCGCCAATCCTTCGAGCCCAGCCCGCAACCCGGGATTTGACGTGACGCCTGCAGATTTGATTACGGGTATCATCACTCCCATGGGCATCTTCAAACCACGGGATCTCTGGAAGAAGCGCAAGGAACTGGGTGGGTTCTGA
- a CDS encoding TonB-dependent receptor plug domain-containing protein produces the protein MNLLKSFRASRLGLMLVLALTAQLITPAAHAHYCGPPVIRCKPGDVVTYYIVSDRAEQGISFFGVVSQTRPDVAPVVFFTPTGRIMGTFVIEAREVGTNSMILGWDFPTPPPASGFCFVEVRVTTNETTSTSGNSPDSAFAGDPVNAYTGELVMQEAPDLWLGGPLPLQFSRYYASRLQADSLVNSRIGNNWTHNFEWSAILGLTNQALIVSPQGLAVRFDRVGTNWMLRSPTFMPFQLVDSGTNVIFGDPRANLSYTFSTNGLLMSVSDGKGNAHSLTYTEERLLNQVSDGLGRSLTFSYVGAQLLNRVSDGTREVRLVFAQSGSDFNLLRITNALGGTTFHTYDNSKSIRSLLTSTTFPAGNFGYSQVYDDQGRVVQQSRMGTNITRFNYSPGNITYVTNAAGGVTVYSHSANGVLLAMKDAAGKSLTVQTNSQGRRAAIIDRTGASVGAAFHPASGLPGAFTNSDGSVTQFTYTNRIVNGITFHEVASVTLPGGSTQRFSYDAMGNLAAFQDPAGHVARFGYNARGQLTAATNAAGGVTTLVYNADGTIASRTDPVLGTITFHHDALRRVTNATAADGRAVRVVLDAADRIRAITDERTNTTWFAFDANDRLIGITNAAGHVARFQYDAADRLNEVVDRMERRLAYTYNSFDQISTFTNRNGNVMQFAWDARQRLTSIVDAAGKARTFGSDDEDLVRSFTDALGNSMAVDRDAVGFVSAITNQLGLVSVLNRDALHRVFRTVDPMGHIDQFGHEPRSSLTNANRSALGPATAVFNALGMMERLVDQGGSQWRFEYSNMGRLLRSVDPLNRTNSVSYDSRGRPARVAFADGASQTNSFDPSGNLTKLEFSGGPAAAFSYDVLHRLTNAAGLALAYDPEDRVTNTLSSGIQFGAAFDSGGRLTNVTYNNGSFSAVYSYDSRDRLIQVRDTLGNGQVNFFYDDGGRLTNVFRANGINGIYTHDAAGKVTRIREGNLIDLQFTYSAAGLMVALASETPLFSAPDAPETRDFTFDVAHQVSAAGYSYDGRGRMTASPGRTYGWNAASQLIRAGGVTNAFNGVGNLLARSTSAATITYHYNHAIHRVPIVAEQNAANSAFQRYYVWTPDGRLLYSIDGAGGNSVTYYHFDLNGSTLALSSAAGALSAAYAYSPYGLIVAQSGAADQPFRYAGQYGVRWDSDAQLYHMRARFYDPLTARFLSRDPLWPMLSDPLSLNPYAYAANNPLQFIDPAGTRNERLAESANPLQVIGRDDVSKAGMENVSDVLAALPASIGALSAASSLNLRGLGSDRTLVLLNGVRSSPAADLNSIPLAAVDRVEVLKDGASSVYGSDAVAGAVNVITRRTENEFDYLTLNVGAEFEPILSTTVNHWADQGAEFSIVQPIRRTGQVNLFQLSTESFMVGIYGALLQSGPTDLRGNSQTQDQMNFSLWMAGFPPMLMPRGVAFVNGQQVKPKLADLTYGFWVHWHLYNAMYSSSRQRRLLYSELLDSFQWGGTGGSWSDVTGTYRY, from the coding sequence ATGAACCTGTTAAAATCTTTCCGCGCTTCCCGCCTGGGTTTGATGCTGGTGCTCGCCCTGACCGCCCAATTGATTACGCCAGCAGCTCACGCGCATTATTGCGGACCGCCCGTGATTCGCTGCAAGCCGGGTGACGTTGTTACTTACTATATTGTTTCCGATCGCGCCGAGCAGGGGATCAGCTTTTTCGGCGTGGTATCGCAGACACGTCCCGACGTTGCGCCCGTCGTGTTTTTCACCCCGACTGGGCGGATCATGGGAACGTTCGTCATCGAAGCGCGGGAGGTCGGCACCAACAGCATGATTCTTGGCTGGGATTTCCCGACACCGCCACCGGCCAGCGGCTTCTGCTTTGTTGAAGTGCGAGTCACAACGAATGAAACGACCTCCACATCAGGCAACTCGCCTGACTCCGCGTTTGCAGGCGATCCCGTGAACGCCTACACGGGCGAGTTGGTGATGCAGGAGGCGCCTGATCTATGGCTCGGGGGACCGCTGCCGCTTCAGTTCTCGCGCTATTACGCTTCGCGCCTGCAAGCCGACTCGCTCGTGAATTCCCGAATTGGCAACAACTGGACGCACAACTTTGAGTGGTCCGCCATTCTTGGCCTAACGAACCAAGCACTTATCGTGTCGCCGCAGGGACTCGCTGTTCGATTTGATCGTGTGGGAACCAACTGGATGCTGCGCTCGCCGACGTTCATGCCGTTTCAATTGGTCGATAGTGGAACGAACGTGATCTTCGGAGATCCGCGCGCCAATCTGTCATACACATTCAGCACCAACGGGCTGTTGATGAGCGTCAGCGATGGGAAAGGGAACGCCCACAGCCTGACTTACACCGAGGAAAGATTGTTGAACCAGGTTTCGGATGGGCTGGGGCGATCGCTCACGTTCAGCTACGTGGGAGCGCAATTGTTGAACCGCGTTTCGGACGGCACCCGCGAGGTGCGTCTCGTCTTTGCGCAGTCGGGCAGCGATTTCAATCTCCTGCGGATCACGAATGCACTCGGCGGCACGACTTTCCATACTTACGACAACAGCAAATCCATCCGTTCCCTTCTGACGTCGACCACCTTCCCAGCGGGTAATTTCGGCTACTCGCAGGTCTACGACGACCAGGGCCGGGTTGTGCAGCAGAGCCGCATGGGAACGAACATCACGCGTTTTAACTACAGTCCTGGAAATATCACCTATGTGACCAACGCGGCGGGCGGGGTGACGGTGTATTCCCATTCAGCGAATGGAGTGCTGCTGGCAATGAAGGATGCGGCGGGGAAGAGCTTGACGGTTCAGACAAACTCGCAGGGAAGGCGGGCAGCAATCATTGATCGCACGGGAGCTTCGGTCGGCGCTGCATTCCATCCTGCCTCTGGCCTGCCGGGCGCCTTCACCAACTCCGATGGATCCGTAACACAGTTCACCTATACAAATCGGATCGTGAACGGGATCACGTTCCATGAAGTGGCATCGGTGACTCTTCCCGGCGGGTCGACTCAGCGGTTTTCTTACGATGCGATGGGCAACCTGGCTGCGTTCCAGGATCCGGCGGGTCACGTTGCACGATTCGGTTACAATGCGCGCGGACAGCTGACCGCCGCAACCAACGCTGCAGGGGGAGTTACAACGCTCGTGTACAACGCGGATGGTACCATTGCATCGCGGACAGATCCCGTCCTTGGAACCATCACGTTCCATCATGACGCGCTGCGGCGTGTGACGAATGCGACCGCTGCGGATGGACGCGCGGTTCGAGTCGTGCTCGACGCTGCGGACCGGATCCGGGCGATCACGGATGAACGGACGAACACGACCTGGTTTGCGTTTGATGCGAACGATCGTTTGATCGGGATCACGAATGCGGCGGGACATGTTGCCCGTTTTCAATACGACGCAGCTGACCGGCTGAATGAGGTTGTCGATCGCATGGAACGGCGGCTTGCCTATACTTATAATTCATTCGATCAGATATCCACTTTCACGAATCGCAATGGAAACGTCATGCAATTTGCGTGGGACGCGCGGCAGCGCTTGACCTCGATCGTGGACGCTGCAGGCAAGGCCCGCACCTTCGGCTCCGACGATGAAGACCTGGTGCGCAGTTTCACCGATGCGCTCGGCAACAGCATGGCAGTTGATCGCGATGCGGTTGGATTTGTGTCTGCGATAACGAACCAGCTTGGGCTGGTTTCCGTGTTGAACCGCGATGCACTGCACCGCGTGTTTCGCACGGTGGATCCGATGGGCCACATCGATCAATTTGGGCATGAGCCTCGCAGCTCGCTGACCAACGCAAACCGGTCAGCGCTTGGCCCCGCCACGGCTGTCTTCAATGCGCTTGGCATGATGGAACGACTGGTGGATCAGGGCGGGAGCCAGTGGCGCTTTGAGTATTCGAACATGGGACGGCTGTTACGTTCTGTCGATCCGTTGAATCGCACGAACAGTGTCAGCTACGACAGCCGCGGCAGGCCCGCGCGTGTTGCGTTTGCAGATGGTGCGTCCCAGACCAACAGCTTCGATCCTTCGGGTAATCTGACAAAGCTGGAGTTCAGTGGAGGGCCTGCCGCGGCATTCAGCTACGACGTCTTGCATCGTCTGACGAATGCCGCAGGTTTGGCACTGGCGTACGACCCTGAGGATCGCGTTACGAACACGCTAAGCAGCGGGATCCAGTTCGGTGCCGCGTTCGATTCAGGAGGGCGGCTGACCAATGTCACCTACAACAACGGAAGCTTTTCCGCTGTTTATTCGTACGATTCGAGGGATCGGCTCATCCAGGTTCGTGACACGCTGGGCAACGGCCAGGTGAACTTTTTCTACGACGACGGCGGACGCCTTACAAACGTCTTTCGCGCAAACGGCATCAATGGCATCTACACGCACGACGCTGCTGGAAAGGTGACCCGCATTCGGGAGGGCAATTTGATCGATCTGCAATTCACCTATAGTGCGGCTGGATTGATGGTCGCATTGGCGTCTGAAACACCACTTTTCTCCGCCCCGGATGCACCCGAGACACGGGATTTCACCTTCGACGTTGCACATCAAGTCTCGGCAGCGGGTTACTCCTATGACGGCCGCGGGCGCATGACGGCGTCGCCTGGAAGAACGTATGGGTGGAACGCCGCGTCGCAACTCATCCGCGCTGGCGGTGTGACGAATGCCTTCAATGGAGTGGGAAACCTGCTGGCGCGGAGCACGTCGGCCGCGACGATCACGTATCACTACAACCATGCCATCCACCGTGTCCCGATCGTTGCGGAGCAGAACGCGGCGAACAGCGCGTTTCAACGCTACTACGTTTGGACGCCCGACGGACGGCTGTTGTATTCGATCGATGGTGCTGGAGGGAACAGCGTCACGTATTACCACTTTGACCTGAACGGTTCGACCCTGGCTCTGAGTTCGGCTGCTGGGGCTCTCAGTGCCGCCTATGCCTACAGTCCTTACGGCTTGATTGTTGCGCAAAGCGGTGCAGCCGATCAGCCGTTCAGGTATGCCGGGCAGTATGGGGTGCGTTGGGATTCTGACGCGCAGTTGTATCACATGCGCGCACGGTTTTATGACCCGCTGACGGCGCGATTCCTTTCGCGCGATCCGTTGTGGCCGATGCTGAGCGACCCCCTGAGCCTCAATCCCTACGCCTACGCGGCGAACAATCCCCTGCAGTTCATTGACCCTGCAGGGACGCGCAATGAGCGGCTCGCGGAAAGCGCAAATCCATTACAGGTCATTGGGCGCGATGACGTCAGCAAGGCGGGAATGGAGAACGTCTCTGATGTGCTGGCAGCGCTGCCGGCCTCAATCGGTGCCCTGTCGGCCGCGAGCAGTTTGAACCTTCGAGGGCTCGGCTCGGATCGGACGCTCGTGCTTTTGAATGGGGTTCGAAGTTCCCCGGCTGCAGACCTCAACAGCATACCGCTGGCGGCGGTGGATCGGGTGGAAGTGCTGAAGGATGGCGCGTCGAGCGTGTATGGATCGGATGCCGTCGCTGGAGCCGTGAACGTGATCACGAGGCGAACCGAAAACGAATTCGACTATCTCACTCTCAACGTCGGTGCTGAGTTCGAGCCGATCCTTTCGACGACTGTGAACCACTGGGCTGATCAAGGCGCGGAGTTCTCGATTGTGCAGCCGATCAGGAGGACCGGACAGGTGAACCTGTTCCAGCTGTCTACCGAATCCTTCATGGTTGGCATTTATGGGGCCCTTCTTCAAAGCGGACCGACCGACCTGCGCGGCAACAGCCAAACGCAGGATCAAATGAACTTCTCACTGTGGATGGCGGGGTTTCCACCGATGCTGATGCCGCGCGGAGTGGCCTTTGTGAATGGGCAGCAGGTCAAACCGAAGCTCGCTGATCTCACTTACGGATTCTGGGTCCATTGGCATCTGTATAACGCGATGTATTCGTCTTCGAGGCAGAGGCGGCTCTTGTATTCCGAGCTCCTGGATAGTTTCCAATGGGGCGGCACGGGAGGATCGTGGTCCGATGTGACGGGAACGTATCGATATTAA
- a CDS encoding cupin domain-containing protein, giving the protein MGLATDVLNRPEIIATVLKDDGAVPNNRLPLLVYRTAVNLEGRDPAALFEELFQSNDWTGTWRNGIYTYHHYHSTTHEVLGVFKGSATIQFGGEKGIKQKITAGDVVIIPAGVAHKNLGASSDFAVVGGYPGGAEWDMNYGRPNERPASDENIAQVAMPKNDPLHGASGPLFQHWTVR; this is encoded by the coding sequence ATGGGCCTGGCTACTGATGTTTTGAATCGTCCCGAAATCATCGCGACCGTGCTGAAGGATGATGGAGCGGTTCCCAACAACCGGCTGCCATTATTGGTCTACAGAACGGCAGTTAACCTGGAAGGCCGCGATCCGGCTGCTTTGTTCGAGGAATTGTTCCAGAGCAACGACTGGACCGGCACCTGGCGAAATGGCATCTACACCTATCATCATTACCATAGCACCACGCACGAAGTACTCGGCGTATTCAAGGGGTCTGCGACGATTCAATTCGGCGGAGAAAAAGGGATCAAGCAAAAGATTACGGCTGGAGACGTTGTGATCATTCCAGCCGGTGTGGCGCACAAGAACCTTGGTGCCAGCAGTGATTTCGCAGTGGTCGGCGGCTACCCTGGCGGCGCTGAGTGGGATATGAATTACGGCCGGCCGAATGAACGCCCAGCAAGCGATGAGAACATCGCGCAGGTTGCGATGCCCAAGAACGACCCGCTGCACGGAGCGAGCGGACCGTTGTTTCAGCATTGGACGGTACGCTGA
- a CDS encoding RHS repeat domain-containing protein, translating into MKNRISIFAIFCGLLAVMTVAAAEFATFTYDTAGRLIAINHGSGKGRTYQYDVTGNLKRATDVVTADGDGDGMANAWELLYFKTTARDGTGDFDEDGFSDLAEFLAGTNPDDSESLLRMERSVTKTVLQTTVRWNSVSGKTYRVQFKAGLSDIGWNDLPGLVVAAGTNSTKVDITTPGAIQRFYRVEVLP; encoded by the coding sequence ATGAAAAATCGAATTTCCATCTTCGCGATTTTCTGCGGGCTCCTGGCGGTCATGACCGTCGCAGCCGCGGAGTTTGCCACCTTTACCTACGACACCGCCGGTCGTCTGATTGCGATCAATCACGGATCAGGAAAAGGCCGGACCTATCAGTATGACGTGACAGGGAACTTGAAACGCGCGACAGACGTGGTCACGGCGGACGGTGATGGCGATGGAATGGCCAATGCATGGGAGTTGCTTTACTTCAAGACGACCGCCAGGGATGGCACAGGTGACTTCGATGAAGACGGGTTCAGTGACCTTGCCGAATTTCTGGCGGGCACGAATCCTGACGATTCGGAATCCCTTTTGAGGATGGAGCGGAGCGTGACGAAGACTGTTTTGCAGACAACGGTTCGATGGAATTCCGTGTCGGGCAAGACGTACCGCGTTCAATTCAAGGCCGGGCTTTCCGACATCGGGTGGAACGACCTGCCCGGGCTCGTCGTGGCGGCTGGCACAAATTCAACGAAGGTGGACATCACGACCCCGGGGGCGATTCAACGATTCTATCGGGTGGAAGTTCTTCCATAG